The following are from one region of the Deltaproteobacteria bacterium genome:
- a CDS encoding helix-turn-helix domain-containing protein, translated as MGAILLIEDDRNVRSMLEKIFPQDNLKNLRALNLGKERYGGDRSGEGPPSLVFEEIVRGYLREQLGAESNGSIHEHIIGKVEKALIGLVLEEEKGNQVRAAKRLGINRNTLRKKMKELCIRTRVVTG; from the coding sequence ATGGGAGCAATTTTGCTGATCGAGGATGATCGCAATGTCCGCAGCATGCTCGAAAAGATTTTCCCCCAGGACAATCTAAAAAATCTGAGGGCATTGAACTTAGGGAAAGAGAGATATGGGGGAGACCGAAGCGGGGAGGGACCTCCATCTTTGGTTTTCGAAGAAATCGTGCGCGGATATTTAAGAGAGCAGCTGGGGGCAGAAAGCAATGGAAGCATCCATGAACACATAATCGGAAAAGTGGAGAAGGCCTTAATAGGCCTTGTTTTGGAGGAAGAAAAAGGGAACCAGGTTCGGGCGGCGAAAAGGTTAGGGATTAACAGGAACACGTTAAGGAAAAAAATGAAGGAATTATGCATCAGAACCCGGGTGGTCACTGGCTAA